A window of Chryseobacterium sp. IHB B 17019 genomic DNA:
CGAAACCGTTGTCATTAAAAATAATAAACCTGCAAAATACATTTTTGTGAAAGGTAATTTCAATTCTTATGTTACCGTAAATAACAAGTTGAGCAGTTTTACAGATGGAATAATCACCTATATTTTTGACAATAAAACTAAAAAATTAAAAACTTCCCGTATCGAGCAGTATAGAGTATTCAAATTAGAAAATCTATCAGAAGACAGAAAAAAAACGGATTCCTGGGACTACGATACTTTTCTAGAAATTCCGGAAATGGATGATGTTGGAAATATACTGAAATACAAAGAAGATAAAAGATCAAAATTCACAGAATTAAAAGGAGACCGTAAAGATGAAGTTGAGATCACAGGAGAAGCCCTTCAGAAAAAAGAATTTGCATTATTCGGTTACAGATTCTTTGATTTCAAAAGTATTTTAAATATCGCTTATGAAAAAAATTCTAAAAAAACGTTGAAAGACCTTTTAGAGTATAATAAAATTGTTTTTCTGCATTTTAAACATAAAAGTGAACCAGATTATAATGCCATTACGGTTTATGGTAATTTTTATCCCACTGAAATAAGTTTTAAAAACGAAAATAATTTAGAAAAAATAAAACTTGATACCAATTCCAGCTATTACACAACAGAATACTGGAAAGACCCGGAATATCAGAATATGCAGAATATTTTTAGCTCGTTTTTCGGAGCAGATCTAAAAGAGCAACAAAATAAAAAATAAAACCGTCTATTAATAAAGGTTTTATTATTTTTGTGGTAAACCGAATTAAAATGAAAAAGTTTTCTTTTCTACTCGTTTTCAGCTTATTGCTTTTCACAGCATGTAAGAAGGACCATGTAGATGCTACGAATACTAAAACTTTACAGTCGAGTATCAATGATATGACGGCCAGTCTTCCGACCATTAAACAAATTAAGTTTAATGAAGCTCTTTATATTTTAAAAACTTTTGGCGTGGAGGCAGATGGCGATGTTGCGGAACTAAAAGCCCTCGGACAACTGATCAACGGGAAAAAAGTACCTGAAATCATGTCTATGGCAGATCAGGTGGCTCAGAAAAACGGCATTGAATGGGCCAGTACAGCGCCACCGTCTTTAGGAGAAATGAATATCTTTGGAGATGACAAGGCAAAAGAAAGTGACCCGAATGATGTAAAAGCAAACTCCTTGAGCGTTATTACAAGACCTACAGGAGACGATGGGGCGGGAGCACCAACGGCCATTCAAATTGTACCGAGATTAGTTGACAATGCAGGAAAACCAATCGCATTCACCGGCGCCGGCCTGGAAACGACACTCGAAGTTTTCAGTAATGGTGTAAAACTTTCAACAGCGAAAAATTTAATGCAGGATAACAATTTTAAAGGATTTAATTTAAAATTCTCATCCATTCCCGCAGCTAAAGTGGTAGACAATAAAATTGACATCACCGTTTCCGTAAAAACAACGGCAAAAACTTTTAAAATGACGAAAATCGGTTTGGATGTAAATTCATCATTACTGAAAGTTCCTGCTGTACCAAAAGTAGATTCAACTGCGGTAAACCAAGATCCTGCGGTAATTGATCCAAATAATCCGGGCGCTACAACTCCTCCAACAACGGATCCTAATGCGGCACCTACAACAACTCCGGCAACTCCTAAACAACCTGCTTCAGACCCTAAAAGTACAGTAACAGGCTTTTTAAATAATGTAAGCTCTCAAAACTTAAAAGCAGCCTTTAACGCTTCAAGCAATCCAAGCTGGGGAAATTATGAATCTTTCTCAAACCCAACTTCAGGATTCGGATCTGTAAAGAATGTAAGCGTAAAAAATATTACTACCAATGCTACAACTCCAAATGTGGCGAGTGTAAATGCAACATATGACGTAACGGATAAAAGCGGAAAAACAACTTCCTTAAAAGCAACCTTCGGACTGAAAAATGTAAACGGAGAATGGAAAATTTCCAGCTATAAAATCAATCCTTAGGATGGCTTCACAAGAATTAATTAAGAGATTAGAAGAAACAATTGAAAATATTTCTGATTTTCCGATTCCGGGAATTCAGTTCAAAGACATCTCCCCTATTTTCTTAGACCCAAAACTGTATGAAGATGTGATCGCAGATCTTGTTGAATTCAGTAAAGGAAAAGTGGATGCTGTTTGCGGAATTGAAAGTCGAGGCTATCTTTTCGGGATTGCTATTGCTGTTGCCCTCGAAGTTCCGTTTATTTTAATAAGAAAAGCCGGGAAACTTCCTCCACCCGTTGTTTCAGAAAAATACGACCTGGAATACGGAAGTGCAGAAATTGAAACCCGCGAAGGACAGATAAAACCCGGACAGAAAGTGCTGATCCATGACGATCTTCTAGCAACAGGCGGAACAACAGAAGCCGCTGCAAAACTGGTTGAAAAACAAGGTGCAACAGTTGCCCAATTCAGTTTCTTAATTGGCTTAAAAGAATTGAACGGACAGGAAAAATTAAAGAAATTCAACGCAGAAGTTTATCATATTCTAGAATATTAAACTTTTCATTTAAAAATAAGATGCTTCGACTTTGCTCAGCATGACACATTTAAACAATCTATTATTAATAGTATTATATGTCACGCTGAGCAAAGTCGAAGCCATCTTTTTCAATAAATACACGATTCACCTTTAACAATTTACTCTATTTATTCAAATAAAATCAATAATACACACAAAGTATTTTGTAAATCATTCAGAAACAATTAAATTTGCAATTCAATTTTTAAGAATTTATGGCAAAACTTACAAAGAATGCTCAGAATGAGCAAGAAGGTAAAGAAACAGTGGAGTTTTTTAAAGATCTTGACAGAGAGGCTTTAAACACAGAAAGATTCCTTGAAAAATATTCAAAACCGCTAGGTATTGTTTTTGGAGTGCTTATTTTAGGTGTTCTGGGATTCTTCGGTTACAAACAATTCGTTGTGGCTCCTAAAAATACTGAAGCTGTAAAAAGTTTCCTTGCTGCTCAGAAAAACCTTACTGAAGGTAAAGAAAAAGAGGCATTAGGAGGAAAATCTGCTGCAAATCCAGGTTTCTTAGGAACTTATAATGAATATTCAGGAACTGATGTTGGTAAGCTTTCTGCTTATAATGCTGGTATTTTGAAGTTTAAAGAAGGAAAATTCCAGGAAGCGTACGATCTTTTGGATAATTTTTCATCTGACAACAAAACGCTGATGGCCATGAAATTTGGCGCAATGGCTGATGCAAAATCTGGTCTTAATAAAAATGATGAGGCTTTGCAATTGTTGGACAAAGCTGCTTCTGCAACTGATGATCCTTATACAACTTATTATTTTACAAGAAAAGCTGGTATTTTGGCTTTAGGATTAAACAAAAAACCGGAAGCTAAAAAATATTTTGCAACAATTGACGAAAAATATCAGGACTACGACAACGGAATGTCTGATTCTTATATTGAAATGACTAAATATTACTAAACAATGGCAACAGTTAATCTTTCTGATTACAAGCCACTTAATATAACAAATGCCGATGAATTTTCTATCGGCATTGTTTTTTCTGAGTGGAATGATTTTGTAACCTATAATCTTCGTGATGCAGCTCTGGAAATTCTTCAAAAAGAAGGAGTAAAATCTGAAAATATTAAACTTTTTCCGGTTCCGGGAGCTTTTGAACTAAACTATGCAAGCATGCAGCTCTGCAAGGAGCGTAAATATGATGCTGTAATCTCAATCGGGTGTGTGATTCGTGGAGAAACGCCACATTTCGATTATGTCTGCTCGGCCGTTGCTCAGGGCATTAAAGATTGTAATATCATGACGGATACCCCTACCATTTTCTGCGTATTGACAGATGATACAAAGGAACAATCTATCGCAAGAAGCGGAGGTGATCTTGGAAATAAGGGTGTAGAAGCTGCGGTAACAGCTTTAAGGATGATAGATTTTAAGAAAAATCTTGCCGGTAAAAAAGGAAATATCGGTTTCGGGCATTCTTAGTTTTAACACTTTTTAATTAAAATTTAAAATACAAGAGCTATTAAAAGATGGCTCTTTTTTTCATTTAAGTCCAATTTTGTGATGATTTTTCCGATATGTGATTTTCTTAATATTTTTTTAAATATTTATAAAATTTCTAATTAATAACAGCTTTTTGTTTTTATTATTAAACAAATCAGCATAAAAGTTATCTTTGCAGAAATTTAATATCAGATAAATCAGATGATTTCTAGTAAAATGAAACCGTTCCTTTATTTAGGAGCT
This region includes:
- a CDS encoding NTF2-like N-terminal transpeptidase, which gives rise to MKKFSFLLVFSLLLFTACKKDHVDATNTKTLQSSINDMTASLPTIKQIKFNEALYILKTFGVEADGDVAELKALGQLINGKKVPEIMSMADQVAQKNGIEWASTAPPSLGEMNIFGDDKAKESDPNDVKANSLSVITRPTGDDGAGAPTAIQIVPRLVDNAGKPIAFTGAGLETTLEVFSNGVKLSTAKNLMQDNNFKGFNLKFSSIPAAKVVDNKIDITVSVKTTAKTFKMTKIGLDVNSSLLKVPAVPKVDSTAVNQDPAVIDPNNPGATTPPTTDPNAAPTTTPATPKQPASDPKSTVTGFLNNVSSQNLKAAFNASSNPSWGNYESFSNPTSGFGSVKNVSVKNITTNATTPNVASVNATYDVTDKSGKTTSLKATFGLKNVNGEWKISSYKINP
- a CDS encoding adenine phosphoribosyltransferase, which translates into the protein MASQELIKRLEETIENISDFPIPGIQFKDISPIFLDPKLYEDVIADLVEFSKGKVDAVCGIESRGYLFGIAIAVALEVPFILIRKAGKLPPPVVSEKYDLEYGSAEIETREGQIKPGQKVLIHDDLLATGGTTEAAAKLVEKQGATVAQFSFLIGLKELNGQEKLKKFNAEVYHILEY
- the ribH gene encoding 6,7-dimethyl-8-ribityllumazine synthase, coding for MATVNLSDYKPLNITNADEFSIGIVFSEWNDFVTYNLRDAALEILQKEGVKSENIKLFPVPGAFELNYASMQLCKERKYDAVISIGCVIRGETPHFDYVCSAVAQGIKDCNIMTDTPTIFCVLTDDTKEQSIARSGGDLGNKGVEAAVTALRMIDFKKNLAGKKGNIGFGHS